One genomic window of Eggerthella timonensis includes the following:
- a CDS encoding DUF4013 domain-containing protein has product MAWADVRASKGWFGKAALLALVMMVPVLNFFAVGYLLLWGCDAARGRREALPQGTFRDGSFALGFYVLAMCFIAGAVVGLVALVPILGLLALAAMVVLYPLLYAAFLRIGLTGRFGAAFDFSEIWARFRAGMGQAMLAWWAPSLISSAAVSVLAVPIALLALMPMFAAAGFAGAGSEMAAPAVLLGVGAFFLIGALIAYAVMLLSACMQMVVFRAFGHWVARFAPHWTVPAAGFGEGSRQ; this is encoded by the coding sequence ATGGCATGGGCCGACGTGCGCGCTTCGAAAGGCTGGTTCGGCAAGGCGGCGCTGCTCGCGCTCGTCATGATGGTGCCGGTGCTGAACTTCTTCGCCGTCGGGTACCTGCTCCTGTGGGGATGCGACGCGGCGCGCGGACGGCGCGAGGCGCTCCCTCAGGGGACGTTCAGGGACGGCTCGTTCGCGCTCGGCTTCTACGTCCTCGCGATGTGCTTCATCGCGGGCGCGGTCGTGGGGCTGGTCGCCCTCGTGCCGATCCTCGGCCTGCTGGCCCTCGCGGCCATGGTGGTGCTGTACCCGCTCCTGTACGCCGCCTTCCTGCGCATCGGCCTGACCGGCCGCTTCGGGGCCGCGTTCGACTTCTCGGAGATATGGGCGCGCTTCCGGGCGGGCATGGGGCAAGCCATGCTCGCCTGGTGGGCGCCGTCGCTGATCTCGTCGGCCGCGGTCTCGGTGCTGGCCGTGCCGATCGCGCTCCTGGCGCTCATGCCGATGTTCGCGGCGGCGGGCTTCGCGGGCGCGGGGTCGGAGATGGCCGCCCCCGCCGTCCTCCTCGGGGTGGGGGCGTTCTTCCTGATCGGCGCCCTGATCGCCTACGCGGTCATGCTCCTCTCCGCCTGCATGCAGATGGTCGTGTTCCGCGCGTTCGGCCACTGGGTGGCGCGCTTCGCGCCGCACTGGACGGTTCCTGCGGCTGGGTTCGGGGAAGGAAGCCGGCAGTGA
- a CDS encoding helix-turn-helix domain-containing protein — protein sequence MRDKRMAVFAAAYEKGSIAAAARCLGIPYQGALRRVRDLEGELGGDLFVRAPWGVVPTPLGQEVRAGLDREAGGEG from the coding sequence ATGCGCGACAAGCGCATGGCCGTGTTCGCGGCCGCATACGAGAAGGGATCCATCGCCGCCGCGGCGAGATGCCTCGGCATCCCGTACCAGGGGGCCCTCCGGCGCGTTCGCGACCTCGAGGGAGAGCTCGGCGGGGACCTGTTCGTCAGGGCGCCGTGGGGCGTCGTCCCCACCCCGCTCGGCCAGGAGGTCCGCGCCGGGCTCGACCGGGAAGCTGGAGGGGAGGGATAG
- a CDS encoding DUF5067 domain-containing protein produces MEDRETTAGGGDVPASVGGAQEEGWVPGPLAESEARRGTAPPPPVGQPATAPPPFPAAPPAPLPGAGKATAALALGIAAIVLCAAPLLGIALGAAAVLVAGSYRKLLGEDGGVDPRAGRAKAGRVCGFVGIGLGALWTLVWAAAIAMGAWAVSVAGIHEGPDPLAEPPAATQGPSTGGGPEAGPSGGSAGGSAADPDDVIIAGGADVSSKYVFEVDTAVVGLDEYSEAPVVVLVGDFTNESDETVSFSDALGATASQGGRELYSAYLRGADVFNYESIAPGETVPVFVGWELGDAESDVEIVVYDQYHYAKQAVFEGAYTIDELLANTEALSSELEGIIDEEQELAA; encoded by the coding sequence ATGGAAGACAGAGAGACGACGGCGGGCGGCGGCGACGTCCCGGCCTCGGTCGGTGGCGCCCAGGAGGAAGGCTGGGTTCCCGGGCCCCTCGCAGAATCCGAAGCCCGACGGGGGACGGCCCCGCCGCCACCTGTCGGGCAGCCTGCGACGGCTCCTCCGCCCTTTCCCGCCGCCCCGCCCGCGCCCCTGCCGGGCGCGGGGAAGGCGACCGCCGCGCTCGCCCTGGGCATTGCGGCCATCGTGCTGTGCGCCGCCCCCCTGCTCGGCATCGCCCTGGGCGCAGCCGCCGTCCTGGTCGCGGGGTCGTACCGGAAGCTGCTCGGCGAGGACGGCGGGGTCGATCCGAGGGCCGGGCGCGCCAAGGCGGGCCGGGTGTGCGGCTTCGTCGGCATCGGCTTGGGCGCCTTGTGGACCTTGGTCTGGGCGGCGGCGATCGCCATGGGCGCGTGGGCGGTCTCGGTCGCGGGGATCCACGAGGGTCCCGACCCGCTGGCGGAGCCCCCGGCCGCGACGCAGGGGCCTTCGACCGGGGGAGGCCCCGAAGCGGGTCCGTCTGGCGGATCTGCAGGCGGCTCGGCCGCGGACCCCGACGACGTGATCATCGCCGGCGGGGCGGACGTCTCGTCCAAGTACGTGTTCGAGGTGGACACGGCGGTCGTGGGCCTCGACGAGTACTCGGAGGCCCCGGTGGTCGTCCTCGTGGGGGATTTCACGAACGAGTCGGACGAGACGGTCTCGTTCTCCGACGCCCTCGGCGCGACCGCGTCCCAGGGCGGCCGGGAGCTCTACTCCGCCTACCTGAGGGGCGCGGACGTGTTCAACTACGAGTCCATCGCGCCCGGCGAGACCGTGCCGGTGTTCGTCGGCTGGGAGCTCGGGGACGCGGAGTCGGACGTCGAGATCGTCGTCTACGACCAGTACCACTACGCCAAGCAGGCCGTCTTCGAAGGGGCCTACACGATAGACGAGCTCTTGGCCAACACCGAGGCGCTCTCCAGCGAGCTGGAGGGCATCATCGACGAGGAGCAGGAGCTGGCCGCGTAA
- a CDS encoding InlB B-repeat-containing protein: MSRRSFAALGAAALASACAGALAPRGAAWADPSGTASVEAENGCVRITHPDQPTSSNIPQATRDDPPRASVTVGSTAEPSWLSVSGVPAHRDCAFLRVTVSDGAGGFAEVARYDEDEGKPSLLAWDFDLGATALHFRQTEIGGDAFNLKMRLGEPVAFPLAFRYEYAPAPVYTISFHADRGSGSEVVAVYERHYLDERGEPPAVSRPGHLLVGWRDMDGPASGPPAWYEPTLWMERADLDFEAVWEAREYAVSYDLAGGALDGAATAAGRVVGFSDKGILPVSGADPTREGFAFAGWAWQGRPVAPDDSVESLAGNDSVASLELVAQWTEAPAGDDVPAAGAPSGPDGGPDSVKAVAGGTGKRLAATGDSPALPTALSAVAAAAAALAASSALGRRGPGGAADDE, encoded by the coding sequence ATGAGCAGGAGGTCGTTCGCGGCCCTGGGGGCGGCCGCGCTGGCCTCGGCCTGCGCGGGAGCGCTGGCGCCCCGGGGCGCGGCGTGGGCCGATCCGTCCGGGACGGCGAGCGTGGAGGCCGAGAACGGGTGCGTGAGGATCACGCACCCGGACCAACCGACGTCGTCGAACATACCGCAGGCGACGAGGGACGACCCGCCGCGCGCCTCGGTGACGGTCGGCTCGACGGCGGAGCCCTCCTGGCTGAGCGTGTCGGGCGTGCCCGCGCATCGGGACTGCGCGTTTCTGCGCGTGACCGTCTCCGACGGCGCCGGGGGCTTCGCCGAGGTCGCGCGCTACGACGAGGATGAGGGCAAGCCCTCCCTGCTGGCATGGGACTTCGATCTCGGGGCGACCGCCCTGCATTTCCGGCAGACCGAGATCGGAGGAGACGCCTTCAACCTCAAGATGAGGCTGGGCGAGCCGGTGGCGTTCCCGCTCGCCTTCCGCTACGAGTACGCCCCGGCGCCCGTCTACACGATCTCGTTCCACGCCGACAGGGGCTCGGGCAGCGAGGTCGTCGCCGTGTACGAGCGGCACTACCTGGACGAGCGCGGCGAGCCGCCCGCCGTCTCCCGGCCGGGTCACCTGCTGGTCGGCTGGCGCGACATGGACGGCCCCGCCTCCGGCCCGCCCGCGTGGTACGAGCCGACGCTGTGGATGGAGCGGGCCGACCTGGACTTCGAAGCCGTATGGGAGGCGAGGGAGTACGCGGTGTCCTACGACCTGGCCGGCGGTGCCCTGGACGGCGCCGCGACCGCGGCCGGCCGGGTCGTCGGGTTCTCCGACAAGGGGATCCTGCCCGTTTCGGGCGCCGATCCGACGAGGGAGGGCTTCGCCTTCGCGGGCTGGGCCTGGCAGGGCAGGCCGGTGGCGCCCGACGACTCGGTCGAATCGCTCGCGGGGAACGACTCCGTCGCGTCGCTCGAGCTCGTCGCGCAATGGACGGAGGCGCCTGCGGGCGACGACGTCCCGGCCGCCGGCGCGCCCTCGGGACCGGACGGCGGGCCGGATAGCGTAAAGGCGGTTGCGGGAGGGACGGGCAAGCGGCTCGCCGCCACGGGCGACTCCCCGGCCCTTCCGACGGCCCTGTCCGCGGTCGCAGCGGCCGCGGCCGCGCTCGCGGCGTCCTCGGCGCTCGGCCGGCGGGGGCCGGGAGGCGCAGCGGACGACGAGTGA
- a CDS encoding DUF5067 domain-containing protein — protein MARERAMTRRSFAALALASAIAAPAALSGCAAGGAGPEFDVRVERAWTTGGRDGKRMLVLDLVVKNNGAESVPADYAGYSCATASQGGAALAQGYLSSEVPGALPTMGGNLAPGEEGRGQVAFELRGDGPAEVVVAPATVDGKSTVELYRETLNLSRIEKVESEAGFDLEVGGATVADDGEGKDLVVVDFTFTNNADEARSFGSAADVQLYQNDVGLKQGHLPYRHPSYDEKRDGNRTAKVKKGASVEVQAVWELLDAASPVELKVVDWESYDQRTVLEKTIELAGSAKAPAADAGAKA, from the coding sequence ATGGCAAGAGAAAGAGCGATGACGCGGCGGTCGTTCGCCGCCCTGGCACTCGCGTCCGCGATCGCCGCGCCGGCGGCCCTCTCGGGCTGCGCGGCGGGAGGCGCGGGCCCGGAGTTCGACGTGCGCGTCGAGCGCGCGTGGACGACGGGGGGCCGCGACGGCAAGAGGATGCTCGTGCTCGACCTTGTCGTCAAGAACAACGGCGCCGAGAGCGTGCCCGCCGACTACGCGGGCTATTCCTGCGCGACCGCATCGCAGGGCGGCGCCGCACTGGCCCAAGGCTACCTGTCCTCCGAGGTGCCCGGAGCGCTGCCGACGATGGGCGGCAACCTGGCTCCTGGAGAAGAGGGGCGAGGCCAGGTCGCCTTCGAGCTCAGGGGCGACGGCCCCGCCGAGGTCGTCGTCGCGCCCGCGACGGTCGACGGCAAGTCGACCGTCGAGCTCTACCGGGAGACGCTCAATCTCTCCCGGATCGAGAAGGTGGAGTCCGAGGCGGGCTTCGACCTCGAGGTGGGCGGCGCGACGGTCGCCGACGACGGCGAGGGCAAGGACCTCGTGGTGGTGGACTTCACGTTCACGAACAACGCCGACGAGGCGCGGTCGTTCGGCAGCGCGGCCGACGTGCAGCTGTACCAGAACGACGTGGGGCTCAAGCAGGGCCACCTGCCCTACCGGCATCCCTCCTACGACGAGAAGAGGGACGGGAACAGGACGGCCAAGGTGAAGAAGGGCGCCAGCGTCGAGGTGCAGGCCGTCTGGGAGCTGCTCGACGCCGCCTCGCCGGTGGAGCTCAAGGTCGTCGACTGGGAGAGCTACGACCAGCGCACGGTGCTCGAGAAGACCATCGAGCTGGCAGGCTCTGCGAAGGCCCCGGCCGCAGACGCCGGCGCGAAGGCGTAG
- a CDS encoding LysR family transcriptional regulator, whose product MKIRQLRLFADACDEGSLSGAAKRNRMSVQNVSKAVGDLERELGRPLFDRSGRGVAPTDAAWALLPYARMALKAFELCESFGSSLRGPEPRPRAD is encoded by the coding sequence GTGAAGATAAGGCAGCTGAGGCTGTTCGCCGACGCGTGCGACGAGGGGAGCCTCTCGGGCGCCGCGAAGCGCAACAGAATGTCGGTGCAGAACGTCTCGAAGGCCGTGGGCGACCTCGAGAGGGAACTGGGCCGGCCGCTCTTCGACCGGAGCGGCAGGGGCGTCGCCCCCACCGATGCGGCGTGGGCCCTCCTGCCGTATGCGAGGATGGCGCTCAAGGCGTTCGAGCTGTGCGAGTCGTTCGGCTCCTCGCTGCGCGGGCCGGAACCGAGGCCCCGCGCCGACTAG
- a CDS encoding DUF5679 domain-containing protein translates to MSIEAYCMKCKQKRQMLEPKMGKTSNGKAIAKGSCPVCGSTICRIGAVPDGK, encoded by the coding sequence ATGTCGATTGAAGCGTACTGCATGAAGTGCAAGCAGAAGAGGCAGATGCTCGAACCGAAGATGGGGAAGACGAGCAACGGGAAGGCCATAGCGAAGGGCTCCTGCCCCGTGTGCGGCTCGACCATCTGCCGCATCGGGGCCGTTCCGGACGGCAAATAG
- a CDS encoding class C sortase, translating to MDSRTRKAAGRRPSPRPPRKASIALAALLIAAGAGAIGYPFAMQALYRADAEQAVGRYDVEYGGAAAAGKSASGKDLDRLLADLEAYNGRIFEEGQAGLKDPFSYEQPAVDLAAYGFDEDMIGYLEVPKMGLRVPVYLGASEENMARGAALLGETSAPIGGESTNAVIAGHRGMATAAMFRDIESLEVGDEVEVANPFGKLEYRVSEIRVIDPGDREAVLIQPGRDLVTLLTCHPFPTNAQRYLVYCERRR from the coding sequence TTGGATAGCAGGACGCGGAAGGCGGCCGGACGCCGGCCGAGCCCCCGCCCCCCGCGGAAGGCGTCGATCGCGCTCGCGGCGCTCCTGATCGCGGCGGGCGCGGGCGCGATCGGTTACCCGTTCGCCATGCAGGCGCTCTACCGGGCCGATGCCGAGCAGGCCGTGGGCCGCTACGACGTCGAGTACGGCGGCGCGGCTGCTGCGGGGAAGTCGGCGTCGGGCAAGGACCTGGACCGGCTGCTGGCCGACCTCGAGGCCTACAACGGGCGCATATTCGAGGAAGGGCAGGCGGGCCTCAAGGACCCGTTCTCCTACGAGCAGCCGGCCGTCGACCTCGCGGCCTACGGCTTCGACGAGGACATGATCGGGTACCTGGAGGTGCCGAAGATGGGCCTGCGCGTGCCCGTGTACCTGGGGGCGAGCGAGGAGAACATGGCGCGGGGGGCGGCGCTGCTCGGCGAGACGTCCGCGCCAATCGGCGGCGAGAGCACGAACGCCGTCATAGCCGGGCACCGGGGCATGGCCACCGCGGCCATGTTCCGCGATATAGAGTCGTTGGAGGTGGGGGACGAGGTGGAGGTGGCCAACCCGTTCGGCAAGCTCGAATACCGGGTGTCCGAGATAAGGGTGATCGACCCGGGGGACCGCGAAGCCGTCCTCATCCAGCCCGGGCGCGATCTCGTGACCCTGCTCACCTGCCACCCCTTCCCGACCAACGCGCAGCGCTACCTCGTGTACTGCGAGAGGCGGCGCTGA